The Phoenix dactylifera cultivar Barhee BC4 chromosome 12, palm_55x_up_171113_PBpolish2nd_filt_p, whole genome shotgun sequence genome has a window encoding:
- the LOC113463103 gene encoding mannose-specific lectin CEA-like, translating into MADYVLFTGEVLMAGQNLTNGQYRLAMQFNCDLIFYEGENPIWGANTVGQGDDCYLALKHNGELVVRRSVHYTLWSSSSKSKKRKYALVLDGNGKLGIYGQRRWTSGNRKELGLLYRSTATTVGNILSQKFLNL; encoded by the coding sequence ATGGCCGACTATGTTCTTTTCACCGGCGAGGTCCTCATGGCCGGCCAAAACCTTACAAACGGGCAGTACCGCTTGGCCATGCAATTCAACTGCGATTTAATTTTTTACGAAGGTGAGAACCCGATATGGGGTGCCAACACTGTGGGCCAAGGCGACGATTGCTACCTCGCGCTGAAGCATAATGGCGAGCTAGTCGTTCGTCGCAGCGTCCACTATACCTTATGGTCAAGCTCTAGCAAGTCCAAGAAAAGGAAGTATGCTCTCGTGCTCGATGGCAATGGCAAGCTCGGCATCTACGGCCAGAGACGGTGGACAAGCGGCAACCGGAAGGAACTGGGCCTACTTTACAGATCGACGGCCACGACTGTTGGGAATATACTGTCCCAGAAAtttttaaatctataa
- the LOC103713142 gene encoding mannose-specific lectin 3-like, translating into MFGLLARPDVEGNVLYSKSGGKLPSGESLTYKQYSLVMQKDCNLVVYDGNEPIWASGTYGKGSNCFLTLESNGELIIHGYSLFIPVSFPIWTSGSTSVQGSYVLVLEYDGGLRVYGPAIWPIPSQSAQLRSDGYGWPAVNDSVLWTGDVAPIGTTIVNSVYKLALEDNCNLTLSDTSTKRVLWHTNTSDHLHDCFVTLGATGEFSIKYMGGETLWRSDNRTQYGEYVLVLSPDADLVVYGPSIWTAEKSAVVAVAASAGDSVPSGEKIAMVSKE; encoded by the coding sequence ATGTTCGGGCTCCTTGCCCGGCCCGACGTGGAGGGCAACGTACTCTACTCCAAGTCGGGCGGCAAACTCCCTTCCGGCGAGAGCCTCACCTACAAGCAGTACTCTCTGGTCATGCAGAAGGACTGCAATCTCGTGGTATACGATGGCAACGAGCCCATCTGGGCCAGCGGCACCTACGGCAAGGGAAGCAACTGCTTCCTCACCCTGGAGTCCAATGGTGAGCTAATCATCCATGGTTACTCTCTATTTATTCCAGTTAGCTTCCCTATTTGGACTAGCGGCAGCACCTCGGTCCAGGGGAGCTACGTTCTCGTTCTCGAATACGATGGGGGCCTTCGTGTTTACGGCCCGGCGATATGGCCCATCCCCTCCCAATCTGCTCAACTAAGGAGCGATGGATACGGTTGGCCTGCCGTGAACGACTCCGTGCTGTGGACGGGCGACGTCGCGCCCATCGGAACCACCATCGTGAACAGCGTCTACAAGTTGGCCTTGGAGGACAACTGCAACTTGACTCTGTCCGACACCAGCACCAAGAGGGTTCTGTGGCACACAAACACGAGCGACCATCTGCATGATTGCTTCGTGACTCTGGGGGCCACAGGAGAGTTCAGTATCAAGTACATGGGAGGAGAGACGCTGTGGAGAAGCGATAACCGAACCCAGTATGGGGAATATGTCCTTGTGCTTTCCCCGGATGCTGATCTTGTTGTCTATGGCCCGTCGATTTGGACCGCGGAGAAGTCCGCAGTGGTGGCAGTGGCGGCGAGTGCCGGTGACTCGGTTCCGAGCGGGGAGAAGATCGCAATGGTGAGCAAGGAGTGA